AAGATTTTTTGCATTCTCTAAATCCCTCTGGTTTGCCTCCTCATAGGTTAATTCTAAAACAAAATTGCCCCGTTATTCTGCTACGCAATTTAAATCCTTCCAAAGGTTTATGCAATGGTACACGACTCATTTGCCTTGatttcaagactcaagttaTTAGTGCCAAAATTGCCAGTGGTGATTTTAAAGGAAACCATGTTTTTATTCCTCGAATACCGCTCTTATCTTCGCAAGATGCACAATTGCCCATTCCttttaaaagaacacaatttCCAATTCGATTAGCTTTTGCTATGACCATAAACAAATCTCAAGGTCAAACACTTGATTTTGTCGGAATTTATTTGCGCCAACCTGTCTTTTCTCATGGTCAACTTTATGTAGCTTTATCACGAGCCAAAAATTCAGACAATGTTAGAATACTAATTCGCCCACCAACTGATCATAATCATGATGATCACTCTACGTACAATATAGTGTATGATGAAATTATAGGAAAGGCATTCTCTTAGCTTGTCCGattatataaaagatataataaATTCCTATTATGTAAGTTATTACCTcgattcttttatttatatactttATTCATTCTCCCTCTGTTGCTAATTAAACTATATATTAACTTTTGCTCTTCTCTTGATTTTCAGAAAATGACGCAAAATCTTCTGATACATGAAATAACTCCAGAAACTCCACTTTGGACCTGTAAGGTACAAATTGTGGATATATATGGACCCGCAGAGAGCAAAGAAAGAAAGGTAAAATATCTAAACATGATCGTGCAGGATGAACAGGTACAACTATCAGATTGAATTCTTCTATATCCTAAACCATCAGTAAATAGTCCACATAATTTAGCTCCGCAATAACCTCCCAGTATTCCGTTTCTATATTTACTCACAGGAATATCAAACAAAGGCCACTGTTTATGCCGATGACATACCCAGTTATCAAAAACGGATTAAGCTTTACCACACTTTCCGCATAACAGGAGGACGCGCACAACCGCCATATTTGAGATATGAAAAGCCCCTGTCTGCATTTAACTGGGTTCTTGATAAAAAGAGCATCATTGATCCAATTAAAACAGATGATGTCGATGCGCTGCCGCCACCTACCAAGCTTAACATCACATCCTTTGCGGATATTAAACGCAGCGTTGCCCAGACAATGGCAACTGACCTGACCAAAAAAGAATTTGGTATGGCTATTATTTTCTTTGATCATTAAATTCACGTGTAATATAGACAACCAATTTAACACTTTAAATGTACATATACTAACTCCATATACTATTGTCAACAGACATACTCGCAATTGTTGTCAACTGTTCTCCCCCAAGATATGTTGCGACTGTGGAAAAAAGATTGCAAGAACTCATTGTTGTCGATATGTTGTAAGCATATTCATTCAACTTTAATCTTCTGACGCCTCTTGCTACTTTAACAACTTTGAACAGTAATACATACAAATAAATGTTCTTCCTTATGCAGCAAACAAAATCTTACCTTCACTATATGGGAAGAGGGAATTATAGAAAACGAAGGTAGGAAATTGCTGCACCAATTCCGAGAATATCCTGTAATCCTTGCTCGCCGTATTGGAGCGTCAAGATATAACGGTAAACTGCAATAAATAATGTTACCTATAatttttctctcattttctcTTTTACAGCTAATCCAAAACTACTACACAAACATACAATTGCTCAACTTTTAAACTGTTAAACCAGTACAATTTACCTCCTTTTACTTTGGATCATCATAACATAGGCCAAAATTTTTGTGCCTCTGCTACTTTTAAACAGCAAAAAGGACTGAACATTATCAAAACAAGAAACACTCTTTATACTACTAGCTGCAACGGAAAATCTTGTTTGCTTAGCAGTACAACACAGACCATCTGTTTACTACTTTAATTATGTTATGAATCTTAGTAGATAGAATTTTGATCAACACTCCTCTTTGTCATTCTGTTCTTAGGACTGAAATTTCACGATATCCTGTACAGTTGTTGAACTTTTAAGCTGTACGTAAGAATCTATTTCCATTTCGGACAAGAATCAATTGTTCGTAGCTTACAGCTCAtattagttttgaaattttaaatttcatttttctttcaccCCTAAACAAATTATGCACTGTCCTTCTTACATTAGTCAAGTTTATCATTTTTCTGTTAGTCTTTTCCTCTGTTTTATGAATTGGATTTTCAATGTTTTCCGTCTCGATTGTTCATATCTCTAATTTGCTCAAATTCTCTGTTAAAAGatcaagttttaaaaaaagttgGATTTTCGAACTTTCTTTCTtctaataatctttttttaatattgatattgGAATAATTGTTAATTCATCCTAATTTCCAATACCATGTGTAATTCTAGCCTCTTCAGCTTCAGGATGCATTATGTATTAAAACCACTTTTACCTGCCACTGGATTTCCCAAATAATTTATGGATTTTTCCCTTATTTTGACACAGTCACACTAGACAGTTTTCCTTCGAAGGATGTTCACTCCAATTTAATCCACTAACATTAGCTACAATTTTAACTCATTTAAAACTATAAGATTTACTCCTCCTTTATTAACTTGTTACTACAATGTAATTGGCATAGGTGTGTCGCTGACAACAAAATTTGACACAACAATTCAGATTGATCCACCTTATCCACAACGCCGAGAACTACAAGCATGGTATTACATTGCCTTCATATATATTCTGACTATCTTTTCCtatcaataaatattatgaacTATTGACATTTGCATTATATACAGGGTCACTGAGAACCGCCAAATACTTACCTCTTTCACTCTCAGAAGTACATCCACATCAGGATTTCTTCTCTCTGTTCGCATGGATGAAGAAATAGTACCTATTGCAAGCATTGACTCGCAACAAGATGTCAGTACAACATTTCTCCTTTACTTCACGCAAAAATCTATTCTAATGATTCTCATCCTTATCTTTCTCCTAACACAGGGCCACACATTTACAGTTGAGGCAAAAATAACCTTTCCCACTGACCTTAAGAAATTCTATGTCTTAGTCTGTTCAAACTGTGGGCAAGACGTGCGCTATCCAACCATAAGAGAAATCGATTGTATGAACTGTGACCAGAAAAACCTCTTAGTACCCAGGTACTTTGTGATCTGCATCTCACCATACATTGTTTCACATAATTCTTATTTAAAACATCAAATCATTATGTTTTACATGTATAATTCTACAGGTGCAGGTTTGATGTAGATCTCACAGATGACTTAGGCTCAACAATTGGAATAATTATGgataaagaaggagaaaaattaTTGTCCCTTACTGCAGAAGAAATTTACAAAAGGGCTTCGGATCCGGTACTACTTCTAATCAAATCATAATATGCATAATTCTcacttaataaatataaattactaTCCCTCCTAGGGTAACTATCCATCTCTGGAAGACGTTCAAGCTACCATTAGCAACAAACTCTTCCATGTTCGAGCAAAGAAAGCATTTACCCATGCTTCACGCACAACATCAGTGAAATTATACATCCACTCCTGTGTTGAGAAGGAATGTTTTACTGATTCTCTTCCGTCACCGAGCACAATGAATATTCATGAAGCAACCAAAAGAAAACAGAAAGTCCACCCACCGCACATAACTGAAGAAGCTGGATCACTCAAAATGAAACAGAAACTGGATCCAGCAACTCCTAAAAAAAACAACTGAAGgtgatttatttaatttacatcAACACTTATCATTTTATGCACTCCACATTTACATCCTCAAATATTACTCCTACTGTTAAATCAATACTATACGACACTTCCCCAGTTTATTTGATGAATCACAAGATTGTTTCCCCAGCTACTTCGACATATAATTTGTAGCATGATGATGACTCTTATGAATCTTTCTTTCTGCTTTCTGACTACCATGTAATGCCCTTATTGGTTACTTTTAGTCATTGTCAATGTTTTGCATAACTCTTCTGCATAACAACTGTACCATTGACTTAAAATATATGACTCTCTAATTACTAAGCGTTTAGTCGATATCATGTAATATACTCATTTACCTCTtctgtttcttttcttgttcAGTCAAATAATTGTAAACAGGCATATTCTGTGACATACTTTGATGGCTTCTTACAGGACATATCCCCACACTAAAATCATAACACcataaaaaacaaatgaatatcTGCTCAGCAAAAGACAAAAAGAACACATGAACAATCTAGATCTAAGCTGTTAATGCTTTATATTTGCGTAAGAAAGATACCATTTTATTAAACACTTCTATTTCCAAGTTTTCACTTGCTGCTTAATTTTCCTGTTTGTTAATAATATCCTACATGTTTGCATCGTTTTTTGCTTTACTGCTTCCTTTACACTGCTGCTTCTTCATACATGTATATACTTGTGCTATCCTTTTTTTCCCCTTTCGCCTACTAATAGAATTTTCCCTAGGTTACCCAATGTTTTTGACAACTACTGCTGCACTTTTGGGTGGTAATACAGGTACTTTGACTTCCTGCACTATCACTTACAATTACATTCTTTTACACTTCCATTATTGCTATAACTATCTTTCACATTTTCCACAATTATTTGCTCATAGGGAAAACAACTGCTGACTTTTTGCCTTCTACATAGATGCTTCAAAAACTTTCTACATGAAATGCTCCGAAAACATCTTAGCTTATACTACAGAGGTACTTAAAGCTAACTTACCTCCCTTTCTAAGTCTTCATGACATAACACACTATCTTTATCGTACAGATACACAATGAAGGAACAAGCTAGCTTCAGAAAAGTTCTATGCCACTGTATTGTTAATGTTTGTTTTATGCTACTTCCAGCAAAATCCCTGTATAACATTTCcacttaatatattatgtaaat
This genomic stretch from Solanum stenotomum isolate F172 chromosome 10, ASM1918654v1, whole genome shotgun sequence harbors:
- the LOC125843280 gene encoding replication protein A 70 kDa DNA-binding subunit D-like, whose translation is MIVQDEQEYQTKATVYADDIPSYQKRIKLYHTFRITGGRAQPPYLRYEKPLSAFNWVLDKKSIIDPIKTDDVDALPPPTKLNITSFADIKRSVAQTMATDLTKKEFDILAIVVNCSPPRYVATVEKRLQELIVVDMFKQNLTFTIWEEGIIENEGRKLLHQFREYPVILARRIGASRYNGVSLTTKFDTTIQIDPPYPQRRELQAWVTENRQILTSFTLRSTSTSGFLLSVRMDEEIVPIASIDSQQDGHTFTVEAKITFPTDLKKFYVLVCSNCGQDVRYPTIREIDCMNCDQKNLLVPRCRFDVDLTDDLGSTIGIIMDKEGEKLLSLTAEEIYKRASDPVLLLIKS